A genomic stretch from Leishmania infantum JPCM5 genome chromosome 23 includes:
- a CDS encoding putative trypanothione synthetase, whose translation MGCTSSTEAKANEAHSSSARLSRSRVTRPPDRMGTARRLRPAAREEVDFNPENAAGAERLRPSVVTARSSSRVGAVTLHGVCGYTQNGVPAYSNGTSNTWTSTKNFREGIFMGYQWQCVEFARRWLWVTHRLLLPERSCAYCFSSCTYAYRLKKDPSPTSQRARAAMHGTAAETGAGSPSSFKEVNAATEVKLLGPYTNRDAWEKVPAKFVKQGSLVPPVADSLIVYPMSWGSPWGHIGVITAVDLDRNCVYAADQNRYFHDWNGKSYSAVFRLDCDKGRFYIRDHEGECMGWLTFPTAVEGHDVWCAGDQAPRKACKRQQEAGA comes from the coding sequence ATGGGATGCACATCATCCACAGAAGCGAAAGCCAACGAAGCGCATTCGTCCTCAGCTCGTCTATCTCGAAGCCGCGTGACGAGGCCTCCCGATCGGATGGGCACGGCGCGCCGTCTGCGTCCGGCCGCGCGTGAAGAAGTCGACTTCAACCCTGAAAACGCCGCCGGTGCAGAGCGCCTCCGCCCGTCCGTCGTCACggcccgcagcagcagccgggtTGGTGCCGTTACCCTGCATGGTGTCTGTGGCTACACCCAAAACGGCGTGCCTGCGTACAGCAATGGCACCTCGAACACATGGACAAGCACGAAGAACTTCCGCGAAGGTATCTTTATGGGGTACCAGTGGCAGTGTGTCGAGTTTGCCAGGCGGTGGCTCTGGGTGACGCACCGACTGTTGCTGCCAGAGCGTAGCTGCGCTTACTGCTTTTCTAGCTGCACGTACGCATACCGACTCAAGAAGGACCCATCACCCACCTCGCAGCGGGCACGTGCGGCCATGCACGGGACTGCGGCAGAGACCGGTGCCGGCTCGCCATCGTCCTTCAAGGAAGTGAATGCCGCGACAGAGGTGAAGCTCCTTGGACCGTACACGAACAGAGACGCCTGGGAAAAGGTGCCCGCCAAGTTCGTGAAGCAAGGCTCACTGGTGCCTCCGGTGGCGGACAGCTTGATTGTCTACCCGATGAGCTGGGGCAGCCCGTGGGGACACATCGGTGTCATCACCGCCGTTGACCTGGATCGAAACTGTGTCTACGCTGCTGATCAAAACCGCTACTTTCACGACTGGAACGGCAAGTCGTACAGCGCCGTCTTTCGGCTGGACTGCGACAAGGGTCGATTCTACATACGCGACCACGAGGGCGAGTGCATGGGGTGGCTGACATTTCCAACCGCGGTGGAGGGGCACGACGTGTGGTGTGCAGGTGACCAGGCGCCACGGAAGGCATGCAAGCGACAGCAAGAAGCGGGGGCTTAA